From Calothrix sp. PCC 6303, a single genomic window includes:
- a CDS encoding aldo/keto reductase, whose amino-acid sequence MEYRRFGKTNLNLSVFSLGTMRYLSSPENALQTVTAALASGINHLETARGYGESEEYLGKALVTILDKPNQVMSSLSKATTRSSIHITTKIPPTPDADTMRRYIDESLLKLNLNYLDCLGIHGLNTWEHLEWVKAKNGCMQAVWEAVADGRIKHVGFSTHGSLELILAAINTDFFEFINLHYYYFFQRHATAIQLAFEKDMGIFIISPADKGGKLYTPPEKLEKLCEPFTPLELNYRFLLSDSRITTLSLGAANPEELELPLQVADNITQLSELEKIVFKNLENTSKEALNTEQCSQCYACLPCPENINIPEVLRLRNLSIAYNMNDYGKYRYAMFENAGHWFPGMKANKCTECGECLPRCPENLGIPALLADTHQRLKVKEGRRLWD is encoded by the coding sequence ATGGAATACCGACGCTTCGGCAAAACAAATCTAAATCTCTCTGTGTTTTCCTTGGGAACCATGCGCTACTTAAGTTCACCAGAAAATGCTCTACAAACTGTCACAGCGGCTTTAGCATCAGGTATAAACCATCTGGAAACAGCTAGAGGTTATGGTGAAAGTGAAGAGTATTTGGGAAAGGCATTAGTTACTATCCTTGATAAGCCTAACCAAGTAATGTCTAGTTTATCAAAAGCCACTACCCGAAGCAGCATCCACATCACAACCAAAATACCACCAACACCAGATGCAGATACGATGCGTCGCTACATTGACGAGTCTCTGCTAAAACTCAACCTAAATTATCTAGATTGTTTAGGAATTCACGGCTTAAATACTTGGGAACATCTAGAGTGGGTAAAAGCAAAAAACGGCTGTATGCAAGCTGTGTGGGAAGCCGTTGCAGATGGCAGGATTAAACATGTAGGTTTTTCTACCCATGGTTCTCTAGAATTAATTTTAGCTGCCATCAATACAGATTTTTTTGAATTTATTAATCTTCATTACTATTACTTCTTCCAACGTCATGCAACAGCAATTCAGCTTGCTTTTGAAAAAGACATGGGTATATTCATTATTTCTCCCGCAGATAAAGGAGGCAAGCTATATACACCACCAGAAAAGCTGGAAAAACTATGCGAACCTTTCACACCCTTGGAATTAAATTATCGTTTTTTACTCAGTGATTCTAGAATTACAACTCTTAGTTTGGGTGCTGCGAATCCTGAAGAATTAGAATTACCTTTGCAAGTAGCAGATAATATTACTCAACTATCAGAATTAGAAAAAATAGTTTTTAAAAACCTAGAAAATACATCTAAGGAAGCTTTAAATACTGAACAATGTAGTCAATGTTATGCTTGCTTACCCTGTCCCGAAAACATCAATATCCCCGAAGTTTTACGCTTAAGAAATCTCAGTATTGCTTACAATATGAACGATTATGGAAAGTATCGTTATGCCATGTTTGAAAATGCTGGACATTGGTTTCCTGGAATGAAGGCAAACAAATGTACAGAATGTGGTGAATGTTTACCTAGATGTCCGGAAAACTTGGGCATTCCCGCTTTATTAGCAGATACTCATCAAAGATTGAAGGTTAAAGAGGGGAGAAGATTGTGGGATTGA
- the recJ gene encoding single-stranded-DNA-specific exonuclease RecJ has product MVSQFSTVTHNRKLPNQRWYIYPQKPDLTELLSEIYGLSPTIAQLLVNRGLESLETAKIFIEPESLVLPSPMVDFPDLALSVELLENAIASGEKIAICGDYDADGMTSTALLLRALRWLGAKVDYAIPSRMHEGYGINCRIIEEFHSEGVGLVLTVDNGISAFEPVARARELDLKVIITDHHDIPQRLPPANAILNPKLIDEASPYRGVAGVGVAYILAVSLAQQLGQANSGILKPLLELFTLGTIADLAPLTGVNRRWVKRGLQQLPKSQLAGIQALIQMSGVKGREAGSKGSSSNQKTLQPDDIGFRLGPRINAVGRIADPQVVIELLTTDDMGIALERAMQCEDINRQRQEMCEQIEKDAIAFVENYYITSLQRHRVLVVVQPNWHHGVIGIVASRLVERYGVPVFIGTDEGDGKIRGSARGIPEFNVFEALEYCDDLLGKYGGHRAAGGFSFPADNLEEMRSRLSEYANKYLELHHLKPLLKIDALTTFDQINQEFYQQLRTLEPCGIENSTPIFYSADVRVSEQTSVGKGHIKMTLSQIINNQRYTIKAIAWRWRDYFPLPTLVDIAYKLRENEFNGNTTIELEVVGVKLPLSSQVNVSLTRETKLSTIPFQYQNRDYTCKIYQSDTTKELRIRNSQAVVLAVHLGSKIGLLGKDRQNAKEVDISQPPYDGIIQTALSALSF; this is encoded by the coding sequence CTGGTGAGTCAATTTTCTACAGTTACACACAATCGGAAGTTACCAAATCAACGTTGGTATATTTACCCGCAAAAGCCAGATTTAACTGAATTGTTAAGTGAGATTTATGGTTTATCACCAACGATTGCTCAGTTGTTGGTGAATCGTGGTTTGGAATCTTTGGAAACTGCGAAAATATTTATTGAACCTGAGTCTTTGGTGTTACCTTCACCAATGGTTGATTTTCCCGATTTGGCTCTGAGTGTGGAGTTGTTGGAGAATGCGATCGCATCTGGTGAGAAAATCGCTATCTGTGGTGATTATGATGCTGATGGGATGACAAGTACCGCTCTGTTGTTGCGTGCTTTGCGGTGGTTGGGTGCTAAGGTTGATTATGCTATTCCCAGTCGGATGCATGAAGGTTATGGTATCAATTGTCGGATTATTGAAGAGTTTCACTCTGAAGGTGTCGGGTTAGTTCTGACGGTTGATAATGGAATTTCGGCTTTTGAACCTGTTGCCAGAGCCAGAGAATTAGATTTAAAGGTAATTATTACCGATCACCATGATATTCCCCAAAGATTGCCGCCAGCAAATGCAATTCTTAACCCCAAATTAATTGATGAAGCTTCCCCATATCGAGGTGTTGCGGGGGTGGGGGTTGCCTATATTTTAGCGGTTTCCTTGGCGCAGCAGTTGGGACAAGCTAATTCTGGCATCTTGAAACCTTTGTTAGAGCTTTTTACTTTGGGAACAATTGCCGATTTAGCACCTTTAACTGGGGTGAATCGTCGCTGGGTAAAACGGGGATTGCAGCAGTTACCCAAATCTCAGTTAGCGGGAATTCAAGCTTTGATTCAAATGTCGGGAGTCAAGGGAAGGGAAGCAGGGAGCAAGGGGAGTTCATCTAATCAAAAAACTCTCCAGCCTGATGATATCGGTTTTCGCCTGGGTCCCCGCATCAATGCGGTGGGAAGAATCGCTGATCCTCAAGTTGTGATTGAATTATTAACAACCGATGACATGGGGATTGCCTTAGAAAGGGCGATGCAATGCGAGGATATTAACCGTCAACGTCAGGAAATGTGTGAGCAGATTGAGAAAGATGCGATCGCATTCGTGGAAAATTACTATATTACATCTCTACAACGTCATCGAGTGTTGGTGGTGGTACAACCAAATTGGCATCATGGTGTCATTGGCATTGTGGCATCCCGCTTAGTTGAACGGTACGGGGTTCCTGTGTTTATTGGGACTGATGAAGGAGATGGAAAAATTCGCGGGTCAGCGCGGGGAATCCCTGAATTTAATGTATTTGAAGCTTTGGAATACTGTGATGACCTCCTCGGTAAATACGGAGGACATAGAGCAGCAGGTGGTTTTTCTTTCCCAGCCGACAACCTAGAAGAAATGCGATCGCGTTTGAGTGAGTATGCTAATAAATACCTGGAATTACATCACCTCAAGCCACTCCTCAAAATCGATGCTTTAACCACCTTTGATCAAATTAACCAAGAATTCTATCAACAACTTCGCACCTTGGAACCATGTGGGATTGAAAACTCCACACCAATCTTTTACTCAGCGGATGTACGAGTTAGCGAACAAACATCCGTAGGCAAAGGTCACATCAAAATGACCCTAAGTCAGATTATAAACAATCAGCGTTACACCATTAAAGCGATCGCCTGGAGATGGCGCGACTACTTTCCCCTACCTACCCTCGTAGATATTGCCTACAAACTGCGGGAAAACGAATTTAATGGCAACACCACCATCGAATTAGAAGTTGTGGGAGTCAAACTACCGCTGTCATCTCAGGTAAATGTATCCCTAACCAGGGAAACCAAGCTTTCAACCATCCCCTTCCAATATCAAAACCGCGATTACACCTGTAAAATTTATCAAAGTGATACAACTAAAGAACTGAGAATCAGAAACTCCCAAGCCGTAGTTTTAGCTGTACACCTAGGTAGTAAAATCGGATTGCTAGGAAAAGACCGCCAAAATGCCAAAGAGGTTGACATATCTCAACCTCCCTATGACGGAATTATTCAAACAGCATTATCTGCTCTCAGTTTTTAG
- the psb30 gene encoding photosystem II reaction center protein Ycf12/Psb30, protein MFDAIANINWIVVLQLTSVALIVVAGPAVIFLLAFRNGDL, encoded by the coding sequence ATGTTTGATGCCATAGCAAACATCAATTGGATTGTGGTTTTGCAGTTGACTTCTGTTGCTTTAATTGTGGTGGCTGGTCCAGCTGTGATTTTCTTGTTAGCTTTCCGGAATGGTGATTTGTAA
- a CDS encoding YkgJ family cysteine cluster protein, with the protein MATWQCIKQCGACCNLDPAERPDLEEYLTPTELQQYLSMVGEGGWCINFDHESRECKIYNQRPRFCRVQADIFQDMYDIEAEELNDFAIDCCRQQIEGVYGELSLEILRFERAVNS; encoded by the coding sequence ATGGCTACTTGGCAATGTATAAAACAATGTGGTGCCTGCTGTAATCTCGATCCGGCAGAGCGTCCTGACTTAGAAGAATATCTTACCCCAACTGAACTTCAGCAATATCTCAGTATGGTGGGGGAAGGTGGATGGTGTATTAATTTTGACCACGAAAGCCGTGAATGCAAAATCTATAACCAGCGTCCTCGATTTTGTCGGGTTCAAGCCGATATATTCCAAGATATGTACGATATTGAAGCGGAAGAACTTAATGACTTTGCCATAGATTGCTGTCGTCAGCAAATTGAAGGGGTATACGGGGAATTGAGTTTAGAAATTTTGCGTTTTGAGAGAGCAGTAAACAGTTAA
- a CDS encoding bifunctional nuclease family protein — translation MIEMKVAGIALDAMTRSPIVLLKDSTDRRALPIYIGQEQARAIMGALENQKPPRPLTHDLIVNMFTAWNMTLEKVIIHSLQKDTFYAVLIVQQGEVKQEIDARPSDAIAIALRTNTPIWVMEEVVADASIPVDRDADEAEQEAFREFLSDLRPEDLIKRFSSDS, via the coding sequence ATGATTGAAATGAAAGTAGCGGGCATTGCCTTAGATGCTATGACTCGTAGTCCCATTGTACTCTTAAAGGATAGTACCGACCGCCGTGCGTTGCCTATTTACATTGGTCAAGAACAAGCAAGGGCAATTATGGGGGCATTAGAAAATCAAAAACCCCCAAGACCTCTAACTCACGATCTAATTGTGAATATGTTTACAGCTTGGAACATGACCTTAGAAAAGGTGATCATTCATTCCCTTCAAAAGGATACATTTTATGCCGTCCTAATTGTACAGCAAGGCGAAGTAAAACAGGAAATAGATGCTCGTCCCAGTGATGCGATCGCTATTGCTCTCCGTACAAATACACCTATTTGGGTCATGGAAGAGGTAGTCGCTGATGCATCAATCCCTGTAGATAGAGATGCTGATGAAGCTGAACAAGAAGCCTTCCGTGAATTCCTTTCCGACCTCAGACCAGAAGATTTGATTAAGCGTTTCAGCAGTGATAGTTAG